In a single window of the Methanolobus psychrophilus R15 genome:
- a CDS encoding transposase, whose protein sequence is MKKGNVYRIYPNREQRALLEQHFGAARFVCNHSLSIKNLMYGKFRVNVTEIDLNNHLISLKETFPWLKDINSQSLQQANRNLLTGFKNFFEGNGSYPTWKSKKDKHFSFQIPQNYQINLTSSQIYLPKIGWMKIILHRDFLSKEFIENNLVTKEVNGEIILDQKLNKEFKVLKTLTVSRTSAGRYHVSILIEDHAPYPEPELFTEETTVGIDVGIKTFAVLSTGEEIENPKFLKRSLKKLVKLQRSVSRKPKGSKNRKKAIVKLAKHHHLIANQRNDFQHKVSAMIIRESQAIVLEDLNVKGMVRNHCLAQSISDVGWSGFVDKLIYKAEWLGKTILKIGRFDASSKLCNVCGYKFKELTLDIREWKCPACKTLHDRDINASINIKKIALSNLNTAGTAGRAYGLTGTSQGNEVGSHRF, encoded by the coding sequence ATGAAAAAGGGTAATGTATATCGAATCTATCCAAACAGAGAACAAAGAGCTTTGTTAGAGCAACATTTTGGAGCTGCTCGATTCGTATGCAATCATTCTCTTTCGATCAAGAATCTGATGTATGGAAAGTTCAGAGTAAACGTTACGGAGATAGATCTTAATAACCATCTTATTTCCCTCAAGGAAACGTTTCCCTGGTTAAAAGATATTAATTCTCAATCATTGCAACAAGCCAACCGGAATTTGTTGACGGGATTCAAGAACTTCTTTGAAGGAAATGGTTCCTATCCAACCTGGAAAAGTAAGAAAGACAAACATTTCTCATTTCAGATTCCTCAAAACTATCAGATCAACCTAACTTCCTCTCAAATATATCTCCCAAAAATAGGTTGGATGAAGATCATTCTTCATCGGGATTTTCTGAGCAAGGAATTCATTGAGAATAACCTTGTAACCAAGGAGGTTAATGGTGAAATTATCCTTGACCAGAAATTGAACAAAGAATTCAAGGTTCTCAAAACATTGACTGTTTCCAGGACATCAGCTGGAAGATATCACGTAAGTATTCTTATTGAAGACCATGCACCTTATCCTGAACCTGAATTATTTACTGAGGAAACAACAGTTGGAATTGATGTCGGGATCAAGACCTTTGCTGTTCTCTCAACAGGAGAAGAAATTGAAAATCCCAAGTTCCTGAAAAGGTCATTAAAAAAACTCGTCAAATTACAGAGGAGTGTATCCAGAAAACCAAAAGGTTCAAAGAATAGGAAAAAAGCAATTGTCAAATTAGCAAAACATCATCATTTGATAGCTAACCAGAGAAACGATTTCCAGCATAAGGTCTCAGCAATGATAATTCGCGAAAGTCAAGCCATTGTGCTAGAAGACCTGAATGTGAAAGGAATGGTTAGAAATCATTGTTTAGCTCAAAGCATCAGTGATGTTGGTTGGTCTGGATTTGTTGACAAGTTGATCTACAAGGCAGAGTGGTTGGGTAAGACTATCCTGAAGATAGGTAGGTTCGATGCATCCTCTAAATTGTGTAATGTCTGTGGATACAAGTTCAAGGAATTAACTCTTGATATCAGGGAATGGAAATGTCCAGCATGTAAAACATTGCATGACAGAGACATCAATGCATCTATCAACATCAAGAAAATAGCATTGAGTAACTTAAACACCGCAGGAACTGCGGGAAGAGCCTATGGACTCACTGGCACAAGTCAGGGGAACGAAGTAGGAAGCCACCGGTTTTAA
- a CDS encoding ferric uptake regulation protein produces the protein MRKKLTTISKATVYSNLRFLAEKGLIKEVNIKGVSRFEANLVPHHHIICIGCGKISDYESEELTDYSLKIASDIEDFEVETTDTNFYGFCKECMEE, from the coding sequence GTGAGGAAAAAACTGACCACGATCAGCAAAGCCACTGTATACAGCAATCTGAGGTTCCTAGCTGAAAAGGGCCTTATAAAAGAAGTGAACATCAAGGGAGTTTCCAGGTTTGAGGCAAATCTTGTACCGCACCACCACATCATCTGTATTGGATGTGGTAAGATATCTGATTACGAATCAGAAGAACTGACAGATTACTCGCTGAAGATAGCAAGTGATATAGAAGACTTTGAAGTAGAGACCACAGATACGAACTTTTACGGATTCTGTAAAGAATGTATGGAGGAATAA
- a CDS encoding 3-Cys thioredoxin peroxidase yields the protein MDEIVKMPLIGDDAPTFTAKTTMGEINFPKDYKGKWVILFSHPADFTPVCTTEFMTFASMQGDFKALNCELIGLSIDSIYAHIAWLRTIKEKIEYKGMKNVEVTFPVIEDLKMTVAKKFGMLQPGASDTQAVRAVFFIDPKAKIRAILYYPLSNGRNMDEVMRLLTAMQKSDAEGVATPANWQPGEDVIIPPPGSYGVAKERVEAKDANTYCLDWFMCFRKQS from the coding sequence ATGGACGAAATAGTAAAAATGCCGCTCATAGGCGATGATGCACCGACGTTTACAGCAAAGACGACCATGGGAGAGATCAATTTCCCCAAGGACTACAAAGGCAAATGGGTCATCCTTTTCAGCCACCCGGCAGACTTCACGCCTGTGTGTACTACGGAGTTCATGACATTTGCAAGCATGCAGGGGGATTTCAAAGCACTAAATTGTGAGCTCATCGGCCTGTCCATCGATAGCATCTACGCCCACATTGCATGGCTTCGTACCATCAAGGAAAAGATAGAGTATAAGGGGATGAAAAATGTAGAGGTGACTTTCCCTGTTATCGAAGACCTCAAGATGACCGTTGCAAAGAAATTCGGCATGCTCCAGCCAGGCGCTTCCGACACCCAGGCTGTAAGGGCAGTGTTCTTCATTGATCCGAAAGCCAAGATCCGGGCCATACTCTACTACCCGCTCTCAAACGGAAGGAACATGGACGAGGTCATGAGACTGCTTACAGCCATGCAGAAGTCTGACGCAGAGGGTGTTGCAACACCGGCTAACTGGCAGCCAGGGGAAGATGTCATCATCCCGCCACCCGGATCATACGGAGTCGCAAAGGAGAGAGTGGAGGCCAAGGATGCAAACACATACTGCCTTGACTGGTTCATGTGCTTCAGGAAACAATCCTAA
- a CDS encoding catalase/peroxidase HPI, translating to MNKDSKNPTIESTSRGGKPIRDWWPNQLNLNILHQHSSKSNPMGEEFNYAEEFKKLDLQAVKKDLYELMTDSQDWWPADYGHYGGLFIRMAWHSAGTYRMGDGRGGGGSGNQRFAPLNSWPDNVNLDKARRLLWPIKQKYGRKISWADLMILAGNCALESMGFKTFGFGGGREDIWEPEEDVYWGLEEEWLATSDKPHSRYSGDRDLENPLAAVQMGLIYVNPEGPDGNPDPLASGKDVRETFARMAMNDEETVALVAGGHTFGKCHGAGDAALVGPEPEAAPIEQQGLGWKSSLGSGKAGDTITSGIEGAWKPNPTRWDMGYLKVLFKYDYELVKSPAGAKQWLAKDVEEEDMIIDAHDPSKKHRPMMTTADLSLKFDPIYEPIARHYLENPEEFADAYSRAWFKLTHRDMGPRSRYLGPEVPQEELIWQDPVPAVDHDLIDAQDIAYLKSKLLASGMSVSQLVSTAWASASTFRGSDKRGGANGARIRLAPQKDWEVNQPEQLANVLETLEGIQKEFNNAQPGGKKVSLADLIVLGGCAGVEQAAKNAGHDVTVPFTPGRTDASDEQTDVVAFSVLEPKADGFRNYQKAKYAVSSEELLVDRAQLLTLTAPEMTVLIGGMRVLDTNFGQYQHGVFTKRPKTLTNDFFVNLLDMSTEWKATPEDKDVFEGRDRATGELKWTGTRVDLVFGSNSQLRALAEVYGCEDSQEKFLSDFVAVWNKVMNLDRFDIA from the coding sequence ATGAATAAAGATAGCAAGAACCCGACAATCGAATCAACTTCCCGCGGTGGCAAGCCAATCCGAGACTGGTGGCCGAATCAGTTGAATCTTAACATTCTGCACCAGCATTCTTCCAAGTCCAATCCGATGGGTGAAGAGTTCAACTACGCTGAGGAATTCAAGAAACTCGATCTGCAGGCTGTGAAGAAAGACCTCTACGAACTGATGACCGACTCCCAGGACTGGTGGCCGGCCGATTATGGTCACTACGGGGGACTGTTCATCCGGATGGCGTGGCACAGCGCAGGCACCTACCGTATGGGCGACGGCCGCGGTGGAGGAGGTTCTGGGAACCAGCGCTTTGCGCCCCTAAACAGCTGGCCGGATAACGTGAACCTTGACAAGGCCCGCCGGCTGCTCTGGCCGATCAAGCAAAAATACGGCAGAAAGATCTCTTGGGCGGACCTCATGATCCTGGCTGGCAACTGTGCTTTAGAATCAATGGGATTCAAGACCTTCGGTTTTGGCGGCGGGCGCGAGGACATCTGGGAGCCGGAAGAAGATGTCTACTGGGGTTTAGAAGAGGAATGGCTGGCTACGAGTGACAAGCCTCATAGCCGTTACTCTGGTGACAGGGATCTCGAAAATCCCTTGGCTGCAGTGCAGATGGGCCTGATCTACGTGAACCCGGAAGGTCCAGACGGTAATCCGGATCCGCTCGCCTCTGGCAAGGATGTTCGGGAGACCTTTGCACGCATGGCCATGAACGATGAAGAGACCGTAGCGCTTGTCGCCGGCGGGCATACCTTCGGCAAATGCCATGGTGCTGGTGATGCGGCGCTGGTTGGTCCAGAACCTGAAGCTGCTCCCATCGAGCAACAGGGTCTTGGCTGGAAGAGCAGCTTAGGCAGTGGAAAAGCCGGAGATACGATCACCAGCGGCATTGAAGGAGCATGGAAGCCAAACCCAACCCGATGGGATATGGGCTATCTGAAGGTCCTGTTCAAATACGATTATGAGCTGGTCAAAAGTCCTGCCGGCGCGAAACAGTGGCTGGCCAAGGATGTTGAGGAAGAGGACATGATCATCGATGCCCACGACCCGTCCAAAAAGCACCGACCCATGATGACCACTGCGGACCTTTCGTTAAAGTTCGATCCGATCTACGAGCCAATTGCACGACACTACCTGGAAAACCCCGAGGAATTCGCAGACGCTTACTCCCGCGCCTGGTTCAAGCTGACCCACCGTGACATGGGCCCCCGCTCGCGCTATCTCGGCCCGGAGGTCCCGCAAGAGGAGCTGATCTGGCAGGACCCGGTTCCCGCAGTGGATCATGATCTGATCGACGCACAGGATATCGCATACCTCAAGAGCAAGCTACTTGCCTCGGGAATGTCTGTCTCTCAACTAGTCTCGACAGCCTGGGCATCTGCATCCACGTTCCGCGGCTCCGACAAGCGCGGAGGGGCGAACGGGGCACGCATTCGTCTTGCACCACAGAAAGATTGGGAAGTCAACCAGCCTGAACAACTTGCCAATGTGCTTGAGACCCTTGAGGGAATCCAAAAGGAGTTTAACAACGCTCAGCCAGGTGGGAAGAAGGTTTCACTTGCCGACCTGATCGTCCTGGGTGGATGTGCAGGTGTCGAACAAGCGGCAAAGAATGCCGGCCACGATGTGACCGTTCCATTCACTCCGGGACGTACGGATGCATCAGACGAACAAACCGACGTTGTGGCATTCAGTGTACTCGAACCGAAAGCAGATGGATTCCGCAACTACCAGAAAGCCAAATACGCTGTATCGTCAGAGGAACTGCTGGTGGACCGGGCACAACTGCTGACCCTGACCGCTCCTGAGATGACGGTTCTCATAGGCGGTATGCGCGTCCTGGATACCAACTTCGGACAGTACCAACACGGCGTTTTCACCAAGCGGCCCAAGACGCTCACCAATGACTTTTTCGTGAATCTACTTGACATGAGCACGGAGTGGAAAGCAACCCCGGAAGACAAAGACGTGTTCGAGGGTCGTGATCGAGCAACAGGCGAACTCAAGTGGACCGGCACCCGTGTCGACTTGGTCTTCGGTTCGAACTCCCAGCTGCGAGCCTTGGCGGAAGTCTACGGATGTGAGGACTCCCAGGAGAAGTTTTTGAGCGATTTTGTAGCGGTGTGGAATAAGGTAATGAACCTTGACCGCTTCGATATCGCCTGA
- a CDS encoding hemerythrin HHE cation binding protein, with protein MLKIMDGMCTKIESRKEIEHEHLENVVEFLKVFVDKCHHTKEEEHLFPIMRRANVPGSTEIIDSLLEEHEHGRRDVDTIAKAVSANMDSEALSTVVKSSRDYIELLTQHINKEDNILFPLADKHLAGKVQEEMQKSFQIVEIEKIGEGKHEEFHKMLHNLKDIHVIN; from the coding sequence ATGCTTAAAATAATGGATGGGATGTGTACGAAAATAGAATCCCGAAAGGAAATTGAACATGAGCATCTTGAGAACGTGGTTGAATTCTTGAAAGTTTTTGTCGACAAATGCCACCACACAAAAGAAGAAGAACATCTTTTTCCTATAATGAGAAGGGCAAATGTTCCCGGCTCAACAGAAATCATAGATTCTCTTCTGGAAGAGCATGAACATGGAAGAAGAGATGTTGATACGATAGCTAAAGCAGTCTCGGCAAATATGGATTCTGAAGCTCTATCTACGGTAGTCAAGAGCTCAAGAGACTATATTGAACTTTTGACTCAGCATATCAACAAAGAAGACAATATCCTTTTTCCATTGGCAGATAAACATCTTGCCGGGAAAGTTCAAGAGGAGATGCAAAAATCGTTTCAGATTGTAGAGATCGAGAAAATCGGCGAAGGCAAACATGAGGAATTCCACAAGATGCTTCATAATCTGAAAGATATCCATGTAATAAACTAG
- a CDS encoding UspA domain protein, with amino-acid sequence MTAKIKKILIATDGSENVKNAVHWGIGLGKANGANVTALYALTPTGFRHSMRGDMWVKEYYNYLREEGKKAIDYVVDIGLHEEVKVDAIIIKDKKPVDAIIDFAAENDIDLIIMGTQGKTGVERALLGSVAENVVRYAKKPVLVIPSSESKEAAPIKETPFNAAGF; translated from the coding sequence ATGACCGCAAAAATAAAGAAAATACTGATAGCTACGGATGGCTCTGAGAACGTAAAGAATGCAGTTCACTGGGGCATAGGACTGGGAAAAGCGAACGGAGCTAATGTCACTGCTCTTTATGCTCTAACACCCACAGGATTCCGTCATTCAATGCGCGGTGATATGTGGGTTAAAGAATATTATAACTATTTGAGGGAAGAAGGAAAAAAAGCTATTGATTATGTAGTTGATATTGGTCTCCATGAAGAGGTAAAAGTGGACGCCATAATTATCAAAGATAAAAAACCTGTAGATGCAATTATCGATTTCGCAGCAGAGAACGATATCGACCTTATTATAATGGGAACACAAGGAAAAACAGGGGTCGAACGTGCCTTACTTGGCAGTGTTGCAGAAAATGTTGTACGATACGCAAAAAAACCAGTGCTTGTCATTCCAAGTAGTGAAAGCAAAGAGGCTGCCCCCATCAAGGAGACCCCGTTTAATGCTGCAGGATTTTAA
- a CDS encoding nitrogen regulatory protein P-II, with protein MSDENDLVLIVTIVKKGWGDKVVKASRKAGAKGGTIIFGRGTGVHENKSLLGMLIEPEKEVVLTLAESANTDAIIEKINEDVSLNKPGTGLGFVISLEKVFGTAHVICDLHQNCELHVLEDEDDS; from the coding sequence ATGTCTGATGAAAATGATCTGGTCCTTATAGTAACAATAGTAAAAAAAGGATGGGGTGACAAGGTTGTGAAAGCATCTAGGAAAGCAGGTGCCAAGGGAGGAACGATTATCTTTGGTCGCGGTACAGGAGTCCATGAGAACAAGAGTCTTCTTGGAATGCTGATTGAACCGGAAAAAGAAGTTGTACTTACATTGGCTGAGTCTGCAAATACAGATGCCATTATAGAAAAGATCAATGAAGACGTGAGTCTTAATAAACCGGGAACTGGACTAGGTTTCGTTATTTCTCTTGAAAAAGTGTTCGGTACAGCCCATGTGATCTGTGATTTGCATCAAAATTGTGAACTCCATGTACTGGAAGACGAAGATGATTCATAA
- a CDS encoding UspA domain protein codes for MCTVIRKIMIATDGSENSMNAIDCGIGLAKANGAEVKAVHVISPRNTPVMLGDIWLKALDEQLKKEGIKATEYVVAVGKSHGVHVEPLVVSAKTTRDGIIDFAKENNIDLIVMGTLGRTGFSRVLLGSVAESVVRYSKKRVLVVP; via the coding sequence ATGTGCACGGTAATCAGAAAGATAATGATAGCTACAGATGGTTCGGAAAACTCTATGAATGCCATAGATTGTGGTATTGGACTAGCAAAGGCAAACGGTGCCGAAGTTAAAGCCGTTCATGTCATTTCTCCTAGGAATACTCCAGTTATGCTTGGCGATATATGGTTAAAGGCATTGGATGAACAGTTGAAAAAAGAGGGTATTAAAGCCACCGAATATGTAGTAGCGGTAGGTAAAAGTCATGGAGTGCACGTGGAGCCTTTGGTGGTTAGTGCAAAGACCACTCGTGATGGAATCATTGATTTTGCCAAAGAAAACAACATAGATCTCATAGTTATGGGAACTCTAGGAAGGACAGGATTCAGCCGCGTATTACTTGGAAGTGTTGCAGAAAGCGTAGTTCGATATTCTAAAAAAAGAGTGCTTGTTGTTCCATAA
- a CDS encoding PAS domain protein — MGNKKYLNAFENVLIDMAIHRVIRDEQGKAVDSVFLEVNEAFAKHIGLKVVDIVGRKITEVIPSITDTSVLENLVNVAHTGKPDRIEQYIELSKKHFIIDVYRIDKDTVVTILQDRTEQKQAEEQTKISELRYRTLFENANDTIFLMRGDKIIDCNTKTEEMFGYTREMILQKKPYDLSPPLQPDGCNSKEKAFQKIKAACSKEPQFFEWQHLKSDGSPFDVEVSFNSLDIEGETILQAIVRDITEHKKTVDTLRISGERLSRINDCLINLSTDYEKNMNALAALSGELLGGTCAIYNRLNGNMLFSVGQWHTPPDYVSEDSPEGHVCYDVIKLGILEPFVVYHLDETSYAKTDPNVISYGLKTYIGHPVICCNETVGSLCVVYQDDVDLSEDDQRILGLIASAIGREEERKIIEEELKESFQKYEELSFIFNRSPACAFVWEIKDNWPVRYVSENVFNLLGYEANEFTSGCILFADIIHPDDLIRVTQEVQDNLAAGIAEYRQDYRLIDKKGSIHWVDDRTWVRSDENGDPFLLQGILWDITDRKKAEKDLSETSNILESMLDQLQDAVAFQNPDLTIIRYNKAGYELLNISPEEVAGKKCYELIGREEECKNCQTKKALKSKRIETADRYVPEFDKYIRATSNPILDEDGEILFIVEQLQDITERKKAEDELKQREKLLNKIFDILPIGLWLADNKGKLLRGNPAGKRIWGAEPLVSPGEYGVFKAWRLPSGEEILPEGWALAHTIKEGITVKDELIEIEAFDQKRRIILNYTAPVLNDNGEMLGAIIVNNDITELKKKEWELLEAKESAEAANIAKSEFLATMSHEIRTPMNAIIGFTDLLLETEINDVQRHYAEIVQRSGGILLNLIEDVLDLSKIDAGKLELEKLDFDLQVLLEGLVKTMSLRAHSKGLELSCNIEEDVPLLLQGDPGRLTQILTNLTGNAIKFTMEGEVTIHVSIEYLEVDTVMLRFAVTDTGIGIPEEKIDLIFEKFTQADASNTRRFGGSGLGLAISKQLAEMMGGEIGVTSEVGKGSEFWFTVRLDKQSQTGWIEKSEQADLLQSGNHMLNILLVEDDIYSQKVAQEMLMRDGFNVNAVNNGIEAIKALEIMPYDLVFMDVQMPEMDGLEATKHIRSPDSKVLNKNIPIIALTAHAMQGDRELFIEAGMDDYMSKPITLKTLGELLGKWNDIILAGKGSHH, encoded by the coding sequence ATGGGTAATAAAAAGTATCTTAATGCTTTTGAAAATGTTCTTATTGATATGGCAATCCATAGAGTTATCCGGGATGAACAGGGAAAAGCTGTAGACTCTGTCTTCCTAGAGGTAAACGAAGCCTTTGCAAAACACATAGGATTAAAAGTTGTCGATATTGTAGGACGTAAAATCACTGAAGTTATCCCGTCCATTACAGATACTTCTGTATTAGAAAATTTAGTAAATGTCGCACATACCGGTAAACCTGACCGCATTGAACAATATATAGAACTCTCAAAGAAACATTTTATCATTGATGTATACAGGATAGATAAGGATACCGTCGTCACCATTTTACAGGATAGAACAGAGCAAAAGCAGGCAGAAGAGCAAACAAAAATTTCAGAACTGCGATATAGAACCCTATTTGAAAATGCCAATGATACTATTTTCTTAATGCGTGGAGATAAAATTATAGATTGCAACACAAAAACAGAAGAAATGTTTGGCTATACACGCGAAATGATCTTACAAAAAAAACCATATGATCTTTCACCACCATTACAACCGGATGGATGCAATTCAAAAGAAAAAGCTTTTCAAAAAATCAAAGCAGCCTGCTCAAAAGAGCCACAATTTTTCGAATGGCAACATTTAAAAAGTGATGGCAGCCCTTTCGATGTAGAGGTAAGCTTTAACTCTCTCGATATCGAGGGCGAAACTATTCTTCAAGCTATAGTTCGTGATATCACAGAACACAAAAAAACAGTGGACACACTGAGGATAAGTGGTGAAAGACTCTCCAGGATTAACGATTGCCTGATCAATCTCAGTACCGATTATGAAAAAAATATGAATGCTCTGGCAGCTCTTAGTGGTGAACTCCTGGGCGGTACTTGTGCAATATACAACCGACTTAATGGGAATATGCTATTTTCAGTTGGTCAATGGCATACACCTCCAGACTACGTATCTGAGGATAGCCCTGAAGGACATGTCTGCTATGACGTAATCAAATTAGGAATCCTGGAACCTTTTGTGGTGTATCACCTGGATGAAACATCTTATGCTAAAACAGATCCAAACGTGATATCATATGGCTTGAAGACCTATATTGGCCATCCGGTCATATGTTGCAATGAGACTGTTGGTTCGTTATGTGTGGTCTATCAGGATGATGTAGATCTCAGTGAGGATGATCAAAGAATCCTAGGGCTCATAGCTTCGGCAATTGGCAGGGAAGAAGAGCGTAAGATCATAGAAGAAGAATTAAAGGAATCTTTCCAAAAGTATGAGGAATTGAGTTTTATCTTCAATCGTTCGCCAGCTTGTGCCTTTGTATGGGAAATAAAAGATAACTGGCCTGTCAGGTATGTGTCAGAAAATGTCTTTAATCTTTTGGGTTACGAAGCAAATGAATTTACATCCGGATGTATCCTATTTGCTGATATTATTCATCCTGATGATCTAATAAGGGTGACCCAAGAGGTTCAGGATAATCTGGCTGCAGGTATAGCGGAATACAGACAGGATTATAGGCTTATCGATAAAAAAGGCAGTATACATTGGGTCGATGATAGAACATGGGTCAGAAGTGATGAAAATGGTGATCCATTCCTTCTTCAGGGTATCTTATGGGACATAACAGACCGAAAGAAAGCAGAGAAAGACCTTAGCGAAACTTCCAATATCCTGGAATCGATGCTTGACCAATTACAGGATGCTGTAGCTTTTCAGAACCCTGATCTAACAATAATACGCTACAATAAAGCTGGTTATGAATTACTGAACATCTCGCCAGAGGAAGTGGCGGGTAAGAAATGTTATGAGCTAATTGGGCGTGAAGAGGAATGCAAAAATTGTCAAACAAAGAAAGCCCTGAAGAGCAAAAGGATTGAAACTGCAGATAGATACGTACCTGAGTTTGATAAGTACATAAGGGCAACAAGCAATCCAATACTGGATGAAGATGGAGAGATTCTCTTTATAGTAGAACAGCTACAGGACATCACTGAACGTAAGAAGGCAGAAGATGAATTAAAGCAACGTGAAAAACTGCTAAACAAGATATTCGATATTCTACCAATTGGACTGTGGCTTGCCGATAATAAGGGAAAATTGCTGCGCGGGAATCCTGCGGGAAAGCGTATATGGGGAGCTGAACCCCTTGTCTCTCCTGGAGAATATGGAGTATTTAAGGCATGGAGACTGCCCTCGGGAGAAGAGATACTTCCAGAAGGCTGGGCACTGGCTCACACTATCAAAGAAGGTATAACAGTAAAGGATGAACTCATAGAAATTGAAGCATTTGATCAAAAGAGAAGAATCATACTGAATTATACGGCTCCAGTTCTAAATGATAACGGTGAAATGTTGGGAGCTATAATAGTCAATAATGATATCACTGAACTCAAGAAGAAGGAGTGGGAGCTATTAGAGGCAAAAGAATCTGCAGAAGCTGCCAACATAGCCAAGTCTGAATTCCTTGCCACCATGAGCCATGAGATTCGCACACCTATGAATGCGATAATCGGTTTTACGGATTTGTTGCTGGAAACCGAGATAAATGATGTGCAACGACACTATGCCGAAATTGTACAAAGAAGTGGAGGAATACTTCTTAACCTTATAGAGGACGTGCTTGACCTGTCTAAGATAGATGCGGGTAAACTTGAGCTGGAAAAACTGGACTTTGACCTGCAGGTTCTGCTAGAAGGATTAGTAAAGACCATGAGCCTGCGTGCACATAGCAAGGGGTTGGAACTGTCCTGCAACATAGAAGAAGATGTCCCATTATTGCTTCAAGGAGACCCGGGGCGTTTGACCCAGATTCTGACCAACCTTACAGGGAATGCAATCAAATTCACTATGGAAGGAGAGGTGACAATCCACGTTTCAATAGAATACCTGGAAGTAGATACCGTAATGCTGCGCTTTGCAGTAACGGATACAGGTATTGGCATTCCTGAAGAGAAGATTGACCTGATATTTGAGAAGTTCACTCAGGCTGACGCCTCTAATACCCGTAGATTCGGTGGCAGTGGTCTGGGCCTGGCAATATCCAAACAATTGGCTGAAATGATGGGCGGCGAGATCGGCGTGACCAGTGAAGTTGGAAAGGGTTCTGAGTTTTGGTTCACCGTACGGCTTGACAAACAGTCCCAAACAGGGTGGATAGAAAAATCAGAACAGGCTGATTTGCTTCAAAGTGGCAATCATATGTTAAACATCTTGCTGGTCGAGGACGATATATACAGCCAAAAAGTAGCTCAAGAGATGCTGATGAGAGATGGCTTCAATGTCAATGCTGTTAACAATGGCATCGAAGCAATTAAAGCTCTGGAGATTATGCCTTATGATCTGGTGTTCATGGATGTACAAATGCCTGAGATGGATGGTCTGGAAGCTACAAAGCATATCAGGAGTCCAGATTCCAAGGTACTAAATAAGAACATACCAATAATTGCATTGACCGCACATGCAATGCAAGGTGATAGGGAGCTATTCATTGAAGCTGGAATGGATGATTATATGTCCAAACCCATCACATTGAAAACACTTGGGGAATTGCTAGGCAAATGGAATGATATCATCCTTGCTGGCAAGGGTTCACATCATTAA
- a CDS encoding transposase — translation MYKNRTASGGRPEADVIVMFKMLVLQQWHGLSDAELERQCIDRISFRKFLGFPGYVPDSATVWSFRKRISDNGKEKEIWDEMQKQLNALGLKIKKGMIQDATFIHSNPGHAKADEPRGKDAKTARSKDGTWAKKGGKSHFGYKLHTIIDKEYELIRRFETTTASVHDSQVDLSEVGEVVYRDKGYFGAVAKGFAATMQRAVRGHPLGINDVLRNERISVQRVPCERVYAVAKEVFKAGKVLVTNVERVNVKMLITAFSFNLHQLRTLKRKGTI, via the coding sequence TTGTTCTACAACAGTGGCATGGTCTTTCTGATGCTGAACTTGAAAGACAGTGTATTGACAGAATATCCTTTAGGAAATTTCTGGGGTTTCCTGGATATGTTCCAGACAGTGCAACTGTCTGGTCATTTAGAAAGAGAATTAGCGATAATGGAAAAGAGAAAGAAATATGGGACGAGATGCAAAAACAGCTTAATGCTCTTGGATTGAAGATCAAAAAAGGGATGATCCAGGATGCCACATTCATCCACTCCAACCCTGGACATGCTAAAGCTGATGAACCTCGTGGAAAGGATGCTAAAACAGCTAGAAGCAAAGATGGAACCTGGGCAAAAAAAGGTGGCAAATCTCATTTTGGCTACAAGCTTCATACAATTATTGATAAGGAATATGAACTGATCAGAAGATTTGAAACAACAACTGCATCAGTACATGATTCACAGGTAGATCTATCTGAAGTGGGTGAAGTAGTCTACCGTGACAAAGGATACTTTGGAGCAGTTGCAAAGGGTTTTGCAGCAACAATGCAAAGAGCGGTAAGAGGACATCCATTAGGAATAAACGATGTTCTCAGAAATGAAAGGATAAGTGTACAGCGAGTTCCATGTGAAAGAGTCTATGCAGTAGCAAAGGAAGTGTTCAAAGCAGGAAAAGTGCTTGTCACAAATGTGGAAAGGGTGAATGTAAAAATGCTGATTACAGCTTTTTCTTTTAATCTTCATCAATTGAGAACACTGAAAAGGAAGGGAACTATCTAA